A single Saccharolobus shibatae B12 DNA region contains:
- a CDS encoding MFS transporter, with amino-acid sequence MGSKDVKSNRDRFIVTIAAVVGTLIDWYDFFIAATASATVWPIVFFSHLPTSIAAGLSIAAFGTTYLTRPIGAAVFGNYGDKLGRKSMMVITMVIMGIATFGIAFTPPTTSIGILAVILLFLWRIIFGIGLGGENTGATTWVIEFHHNSKYRAFWTSLVQTTAPIGISIASIVFSLVSASTGKNFVTFGWRIPFIAGGIALIVGILIRVIAFESPIFDQLLKKERLEKTPLLTLLKKYPKLVIKLAFIQNINLIGLTFLVEPYSLIYLGSLGIAREFSTFALFLGTVIGGIVPTFILGGILADKIGRKLVAFIAAIGLAIFTYPYFLLLSTRNSILIVIAMTLINVFIQMAFGVYGALGTEQFPTNVRYSGSALSYQLAAFIIGLFITFWEPFLISASHGIISATPFVSITASILSIISALLSLTLIETKGKDLSA; translated from the coding sequence ATGGGATCTAAGGATGTGAAATCTAACAGAGATAGATTTATTGTTACCATTGCAGCAGTAGTAGGTACACTAATAGATTGGTATGATTTCTTTATTGCAGCAACGGCTTCTGCTACAGTATGGCCCATTGTTTTCTTTTCTCATTTACCTACATCCATTGCCGCAGGATTGTCTATTGCAGCCTTCGGAACTACATATCTTACTAGACCTATAGGGGCTGCAGTATTTGGAAATTATGGTGATAAGTTAGGTAGGAAATCAATGATGGTTATAACTATGGTTATAATGGGTATAGCGACTTTTGGGATAGCTTTTACTCCACCTACAACTTCAATTGGAATTTTGGCTGTAATTTTACTATTTTTGTGGAGAATAATATTTGGGATAGGATTAGGTGGAGAGAACACAGGAGCAACTACCTGGGTTATAGAATTTCATCATAACTCAAAATATAGGGCATTTTGGACGAGTCTAGTACAAACTACCGCACCTATAGGAATTTCAATTGCATCCATAGTATTCTCTTTGGTTTCAGCATCTACTGGAAAGAATTTTGTAACCTTCGGCTGGAGAATTCCCTTTATTGCAGGAGGTATCGCGCTAATAGTTGGTATATTAATAAGAGTAATAGCATTTGAGAGTCCCATATTTGACCAACTGCTTAAGAAGGAAAGGTTAGAGAAAACGCCATTACTTACCTTACTTAAAAAATATCCTAAGCTAGTAATCAAACTGGCCTTTATACAAAACATAAATTTAATAGGTCTCACCTTCCTTGTAGAACCTTACTCATTAATATACTTAGGTAGTCTAGGTATAGCGAGAGAATTCTCTACATTTGCACTATTTTTAGGGACTGTAATTGGTGGAATAGTACCTACTTTCATTTTAGGCGGTATTCTCGCGGACAAGATAGGAAGAAAGTTAGTGGCGTTTATCGCTGCCATAGGTCTAGCGATATTCACATATCCCTACTTTCTATTACTGTCCACTAGAAATTCCATTTTAATAGTGATCGCCATGACGTTAATAAATGTATTTATTCAAATGGCATTTGGTGTATATGGAGCTTTAGGCACGGAACAATTTCCCACAAATGTAAGATATTCTGGCTCAGCACTTTCATATCAACTTGCAGCCTTCATAATAGGACTTTTCATAACCTTTTGGGAGCCTTTCCTTATTTCGGCCAGCCATGGTATTATTAGTGCAACACCATTTGTGTCAATTACCGCATCAATCCTTTCAATAATTTCCGCCTTATTATCGTTAACGTTAATAGAAACTAAAGGAAAAGATTTATCCGCGTAA
- a CDS encoding MFS transporter: MSKSNKETPSSISPKDVRNVAIASSIGTFIDFYVFILAGVASGTIWPSLYFLQVSKITGVAIALSFLSFGAAYVVRPIGGMIFGHFGDKMGRMSTLVATLIVIFIGTIGMALVPPYRVLGIFAPILLILFRIIQGLGFGGEWGGASTWLIEYIADTKKRGFWSGILGASAWVGIGSAAVSFGIMYLIFPQSFIVSTGWRILFGIGAIAAIIGGIIRARLRESPVFVNYISKRRPAKLPSLEIFRAYGGRILHAAASYFLGVSVTGVVITPFTLQYLLASGKHVLLGIPTPAFILLMLGIGAYFTIISAFLGGWASDKIGRKTVIVISSIGVGVLTYPYFLLISTLNAYSIIVALILIQVFQGLSVGSIGAYFVELFPTKYRYSGSGLSFQFAGFYLGVATAFIIPPLIAGVPITHAVNVIAGVQIAIALISLISVLFLKETRGISLED; encoded by the coding sequence ATGAGTAAATCCAATAAGGAAACTCCATCTTCAATCAGTCCTAAAGATGTAAGAAATGTTGCAATAGCATCATCTATAGGAACATTTATTGACTTCTATGTATTTATCTTAGCCGGTGTTGCATCAGGTACCATATGGCCTTCCCTATATTTTCTACAAGTATCTAAAATAACTGGTGTTGCGATTGCTCTTTCGTTTTTGAGCTTTGGCGCTGCTTATGTAGTAAGACCAATTGGTGGAATGATTTTTGGACATTTTGGTGACAAAATGGGTAGAATGTCGACGTTAGTAGCAACTCTTATAGTAATCTTCATAGGCACTATAGGAATGGCACTAGTTCCACCATATAGAGTTTTAGGAATATTTGCACCGATTTTATTGATTTTATTTAGAATAATTCAAGGCTTAGGTTTTGGTGGTGAATGGGGTGGGGCTTCAACATGGTTAATTGAATACATAGCAGATACTAAGAAAAGGGGATTCTGGTCTGGAATTTTAGGGGCTTCTGCATGGGTAGGAATAGGTTCTGCTGCGGTATCCTTTGGGATAATGTATCTAATCTTTCCACAATCATTTATAGTAAGTACTGGTTGGCGTATTTTATTTGGTATTGGTGCAATTGCAGCAATTATTGGAGGTATTATTAGAGCAAGGTTAAGGGAATCTCCCGTCTTCGTAAACTATATATCTAAACGTAGACCAGCTAAGCTACCATCCTTAGAGATATTTAGAGCCTATGGTGGACGTATTCTTCATGCTGCAGCCTCTTATTTTCTTGGAGTATCTGTAACTGGGGTTGTTATAACTCCTTTTACTCTTCAGTATTTACTGGCTTCTGGTAAGCACGTACTACTTGGAATTCCTACTCCAGCTTTTATACTTTTAATGTTAGGAATAGGAGCATACTTTACAATAATATCCGCTTTTTTAGGTGGATGGGCTTCTGATAAGATAGGTAGAAAAACGGTTATTGTTATAAGTTCAATAGGCGTTGGAGTATTGACTTATCCATATTTCTTATTAATAAGCACGCTAAACGCATATTCTATAATTGTTGCTTTGATATTAATTCAAGTTTTTCAAGGTCTTTCGGTAGGATCAATTGGTGCGTATTTCGTTGAGTTATTTCCTACAAAATATAGATATTCAGGATCTGGATTGTCTTTTCAATTCGCTGGATTTTATTTAGGTGTGGCTACAGCATTTATAATTCCACCTTTAATAGCAGGAGTCCCAATCACACATGCAGTTAACGTAATAGCAGGAGTCCAAATAGCTATTGCTTTAATTTCTCTAATTTCTGTATTATTTCTTAAAGAAACAAGAGGAATATCTTTAGAAGATTAA
- a CDS encoding alcohol dehydrogenase catalytic domain-containing protein, whose translation MKALVIEAPNMVEITDVEEPKIGPHDVLIKVKMVGIHPQDYYMTKDLIVQGHKISPIPHIPGEEVAGIVEKVGDQVKNLKKEDKVIIYHRIHDGTCDMCILGNEQLCRNGGRFGINANGGLAEYIAVPERNVIKIPEEISWEVAASLPASALTPYHALNKAGLRAGEYLVVFGASGNTGIFAVQLGKIFGGIVIAVSRKNRSWLKEFGADYLVNLDTVEEEVKEISKGRMADVVIDSVGVATWNKSLRVVGTLGRWATFGALTGGEFNEEFVKISPIYLYRFERALIGVRGGKKSELYTLINLASKLKVRIWRKFKLEEALRALEAIVSPERDGRVFVEV comes from the coding sequence ATGAAGGCTCTAGTAATTGAAGCACCAAATATGGTGGAAATAACAGATGTAGAGGAGCCAAAAATAGGCCCGCATGATGTTCTAATTAAGGTAAAAATGGTAGGAATACATCCTCAAGATTATTATATGACTAAAGACCTTATTGTTCAAGGGCATAAAATATCTCCTATTCCACATATTCCGGGAGAGGAAGTTGCAGGGATAGTAGAGAAAGTAGGAGATCAGGTTAAGAATCTAAAAAAGGAAGACAAAGTAATAATATATCATAGAATCCATGACGGTACTTGTGATATGTGTATCTTAGGGAATGAGCAATTATGTAGAAACGGTGGGAGATTTGGCATAAATGCCAATGGTGGGCTTGCGGAATACATTGCTGTCCCAGAAAGAAATGTAATAAAAATTCCTGAAGAAATAAGCTGGGAAGTAGCGGCAAGTTTACCAGCCTCTGCTTTGACACCATATCATGCATTAAATAAGGCTGGATTAAGAGCTGGTGAGTATCTAGTAGTATTTGGGGCTTCTGGGAACACGGGAATATTTGCTGTACAATTAGGGAAAATTTTCGGTGGTATCGTTATAGCGGTTTCGAGAAAGAATAGATCATGGTTAAAGGAGTTTGGTGCAGACTATTTAGTTAATCTTGATACAGTAGAAGAGGAAGTCAAGGAAATATCTAAAGGAAGAATGGCTGATGTTGTAATAGATTCTGTAGGTGTTGCCACATGGAATAAGAGTCTTAGAGTAGTAGGTACATTAGGGAGATGGGCAACATTTGGCGCGCTAACAGGTGGTGAATTTAATGAAGAATTTGTGAAAATATCCCCCATATATCTTTATAGGTTCGAGAGAGCGTTAATTGGTGTTCGCGGAGGTAAAAAGTCTGAACTTTATACTCTTATCAATTTAGCTAGTAAATTAAAGGTTAGAATTTGGAGAAAATTTAAATTAGAAGAAGCTTTAAGAGCGCTTGAAGCTATAGTATCTCCAGAAAGAGATGGTAGAGTTTTCGTTGAAGTGTAA
- a CDS encoding aromatic ring-hydroxylating oxygenase subunit alpha, whose amino-acid sequence MNDSKKSIKDYIKADKQEAFFKLSSEVYTDPYLFNLEMDKIFYKSWVYLCHESQLKVPNDYLTTYIGEIPIILVKTEGGKILGLINRCRHRGALVCRQEKGNSKFFRCPYHGWTYSNDGRLLGVPDRDGYPEQFNMEKLGLLKIPQLVNYYGFIFGSLSSDVPEFENYIGEAGKLLRLIAQKFPGGIEVLRGYHKYGVPINWKLAFENAVDHYHAPFVHESYFEAVGHNPGRRIDLRSKDLSLYLGKGHLVDLMFREYEIYEVDEKGSPWYLNNNGNLTEIEKKWASKITFHLAIFPNVIVFDVASPGPTIRVIRPVKVNYTEVYSYYYLPKNAPKEYKEKELRASLRFYGPAGMGTPDDLEVLKLATEGYKVKEKEGKYNDLSRGVHRDFRYHEILELVNAEMIGHGTDDTGYRGFYKWWAKIVFGEELDF is encoded by the coding sequence ATGAATGATAGTAAAAAATCTATCAAAGATTATATTAAGGCTGATAAACAAGAAGCTTTCTTTAAGCTTAGTTCAGAGGTTTATACGGACCCTTACTTATTTAATCTCGAGATGGACAAGATATTTTATAAAAGTTGGGTTTACTTATGTCATGAGTCGCAACTAAAAGTTCCTAATGATTATCTTACTACCTACATAGGTGAAATCCCCATAATATTAGTTAAAACAGAGGGAGGAAAAATACTAGGACTAATTAATAGATGTAGACATAGAGGTGCGCTTGTGTGCAGACAAGAGAAAGGGAATTCAAAATTCTTCAGATGCCCATATCATGGATGGACCTATTCCAATGATGGAAGATTATTAGGAGTACCTGATAGGGATGGATATCCAGAGCAGTTTAATATGGAGAAATTAGGATTACTTAAAATTCCTCAGTTAGTTAATTATTATGGCTTCATTTTTGGATCTCTGTCCTCTGATGTACCTGAATTCGAAAATTATATTGGAGAGGCAGGTAAGTTATTGAGATTAATAGCACAAAAGTTTCCAGGTGGAATTGAGGTTTTAAGAGGCTATCATAAATATGGAGTACCTATAAATTGGAAACTAGCATTTGAAAATGCTGTAGACCATTATCATGCACCCTTTGTTCACGAAAGTTACTTCGAAGCAGTAGGACATAATCCTGGAAGAAGAATAGATTTACGATCTAAAGATTTATCGCTCTATTTAGGTAAGGGGCATTTAGTAGATCTTATGTTCAGAGAATACGAAATCTACGAAGTCGATGAGAAAGGGTCTCCTTGGTATCTCAATAATAACGGAAATTTGACCGAAATAGAGAAAAAATGGGCGTCTAAAATAACGTTCCATTTAGCAATTTTTCCTAATGTTATAGTCTTCGATGTAGCGTCGCCTGGCCCAACAATTAGAGTTATAAGACCGGTTAAGGTTAACTATACTGAAGTCTACTCGTATTATTATTTGCCCAAGAATGCTCCTAAAGAGTACAAAGAGAAGGAACTAAGAGCTTCCTTAAGATTCTATGGTCCTGCAGGAATGGGAACCCCCGATGATCTCGAGGTGTTAAAGTTAGCTACGGAGGGTTATAAGGTAAAAGAAAAAGAAGGCAAGTATAATGATTTATCAAGGGGTGTACATAGAGATTTTAGGTATCATGAAATATTGGAATTAGTTAACGCTGAGATGATAGGTCATGGAACAGACGATACGGGATATAGGGGATTTTATAAGTGGTGGGCTAAGATAGTATTTGGGGAAGAATTAGATTTTTAA
- a CDS encoding mandelate racemase/muconate lactonizing enzyme family protein yields MIKKVEFIKANIPLEKTDPLQSWYNQWSSQLFVKITNDENIIGWGEILATTANSRDIYIILGQKISRAILNKDEEEICEINDFLFKILETGKGAVSSGVISGIDIALWDLMGKKLGRPIYKLLGYSGKDTPRYIALSRYGNIDSLRKAVGIFIERGFKIIKIHEHYNRAIDAMKELRDIYGYSPKIIVDLSSSIPSLEKAKELFNSISKYEPMWIEEPLRQSDNYKALKKLNEIVPIAGGENIFTINEFKRAIESEAYTYFQIDTTKIGGITEAIKRINLAKLYNVSLSYHHRPDNGWIGISANYHVSVTAHDSFLLETPPDDPFRYFRIEGKIGTDYLQFKGLGLGIQPKEDIPKEEEDQDFVVYQEP; encoded by the coding sequence ATGATAAAGAAGGTTGAGTTTATAAAGGCTAATATACCTTTAGAGAAAACAGATCCATTGCAATCTTGGTACAATCAATGGAGTTCACAACTTTTCGTTAAAATAACGAATGATGAAAATATCATTGGATGGGGAGAGATATTAGCAACAACTGCAAATTCTAGAGATATTTACATAATTTTAGGTCAAAAGATCTCTAGAGCAATTTTAAATAAAGATGAAGAAGAGATATGTGAAATAAATGATTTTCTCTTTAAGATCTTAGAGACGGGAAAGGGTGCAGTATCATCTGGAGTAATTTCTGGAATAGATATTGCCTTATGGGATTTAATGGGTAAGAAATTGGGAAGACCTATATATAAGCTCTTAGGATATTCTGGAAAAGATACACCTAGATATATAGCATTATCTCGATATGGGAATATTGATTCTTTAAGAAAGGCAGTAGGAATATTCATTGAAAGAGGTTTTAAAATTATAAAAATTCATGAACATTATAATAGGGCCATTGATGCAATGAAAGAATTAAGGGATATTTATGGTTACTCCCCAAAAATTATAGTGGATTTAAGCTCATCTATACCTAGCCTTGAAAAAGCAAAAGAATTGTTTAATTCTATATCCAAATATGAGCCTATGTGGATAGAGGAACCATTAAGGCAAAGTGATAATTATAAAGCCTTAAAGAAGCTAAATGAAATAGTGCCAATAGCAGGGGGCGAAAATATTTTCACAATAAACGAGTTTAAAAGGGCAATAGAGAGCGAGGCATATACGTATTTTCAGATAGATACAACCAAAATAGGTGGGATAACTGAGGCAATTAAAAGGATCAATTTAGCTAAGTTATATAATGTAAGTCTGTCATATCATCATAGACCAGATAATGGTTGGATAGGTATCTCCGCTAACTATCATGTATCGGTAACTGCACATGATAGTTTCTTACTTGAAACGCCCCCTGACGATCCTTTTAGATATTTTAGGATAGAAGGCAAAATTGGTACAGATTATCTCCAATTCAAAGGTTTAGGCTTAGGAATACAGCCGAAGGAAGATATTCCAAAGGAAGAAGAAGATCAAGATTTTGTGGTATATCAAGAACCCTGA
- a CDS encoding aromatic-ring-hydroxylating dioxygenase subunit beta: MIPSEELVELVYKEAMLLDEKRYDEWLELFTDDSFYWIPAWEDEENIVTDPDIDVSILYLSTKREMETYVKRITSGKAPAYNPHPRTVRMISNIIAEFNEMDNSWKVRYNWTLYIYRNLYKRLETYVGVTEMGIIKDENGKLKIKYKKVNLINDFIENGILLLI; the protein is encoded by the coding sequence ATGATTCCCTCTGAAGAATTGGTAGAGTTAGTATACAAAGAAGCTATGCTACTAGATGAGAAGAGATATGATGAATGGTTAGAATTATTTACCGATGATTCCTTTTATTGGATTCCTGCATGGGAAGATGAGGAGAATATTGTAACTGATCCTGACATCGATGTTAGTATTCTCTATTTATCCACAAAGAGAGAAATGGAAACATACGTGAAAAGAATAACGAGTGGGAAAGCACCAGCATACAATCCTCATCCTCGTACTGTGAGAATGATTTCTAACATTATTGCAGAATTTAATGAAATGGACAATTCGTGGAAAGTAAGATATAATTGGACCTTGTATATTTATAGGAATTTATATAAAAGATTGGAGACTTATGTAGGAGTTACGGAAATGGGGATAATAAAAGATGAAAATGGAAAACTTAAGATAAAATACAAGAAAGTAAATCTCATTAATGATTTTATAGAAAACGGAATTTTACTCCTAATATAA
- a CDS encoding substrate-binding domain-containing protein yields the protein MVEKLRLTLACWSYDRTIALYDGTVKPEGLELNYLPLWPQETFYRMLKYKEFDIAELSFGAYIASFFEDKPFVAIPVFPSRSFRHNSIYVNVNSGIREPQDLIGRRVGVPEYRQTAAVWIKGILSDMYGVKPESVTYYSGPLEDPSRRRKFFTVLAETDVLPKYKEIKVVKISDGKNLSDMLVNGEIDALYSALVPSSFKTFPDKVTRLFKNYRELEIEYYKKTKIFPIMHVIVIRRDVYEENRWIAKSIYKAFEESKNVAFEKFTIATGTLHYSLPWLFDHYEETVKIMGEDYWPYGLKKNYYTIETFIRYMYEQGIIPTLVKPEELFAKEVTDT from the coding sequence ATGGTGGAAAAACTCCGTTTAACTCTAGCTTGTTGGAGTTACGATAGAACCATTGCGTTATATGATGGAACCGTAAAGCCAGAAGGACTAGAACTAAATTATCTACCGTTATGGCCTCAAGAGACATTTTATAGAATGTTAAAGTATAAAGAATTTGATATTGCAGAGCTTTCCTTTGGCGCTTATATAGCGTCCTTTTTTGAAGATAAGCCCTTCGTAGCTATACCAGTTTTCCCCTCTAGGTCATTTAGACATAATAGTATCTATGTTAACGTAAATTCTGGAATAAGAGAGCCACAAGATCTAATAGGAAGGAGGGTAGGAGTTCCGGAATATAGACAAACTGCAGCCGTATGGATAAAGGGTATATTAAGCGATATGTACGGGGTTAAGCCGGAATCTGTAACATATTATTCTGGACCACTTGAAGATCCCTCAAGAAGGAGAAAGTTCTTCACAGTCCTAGCGGAAACTGATGTTTTACCCAAATATAAGGAAATTAAAGTAGTTAAAATATCTGATGGAAAGAATTTATCTGACATGCTGGTTAATGGTGAGATAGATGCATTATATAGTGCATTAGTTCCTAGCTCCTTTAAGACTTTCCCAGATAAGGTAACTAGATTATTCAAAAATTATAGAGAACTTGAAATTGAATATTATAAAAAGACTAAAATATTTCCTATAATGCATGTCATTGTAATAAGAAGAGATGTATACGAAGAGAATAGGTGGATAGCCAAGTCCATATATAAAGCCTTTGAAGAATCAAAGAACGTTGCATTTGAAAAGTTTACTATAGCTACTGGAACGTTACATTACTCACTTCCATGGCTTTTTGATCATTATGAAGAAACTGTTAAAATCATGGGTGAAGATTATTGGCCCTATGGTTTAAAGAAAAATTATTATACAATTGAAACCTTTATTAGATATATGTATGAACAAGGAATAATACCCACATTAGTAAAGCCAGAAGAATTATTCGCTAAAGAAGTTACCGATACTTAA
- a CDS encoding amidohydrolase family protein yields MMSKPEELKEFIVIDAESHIVENPEDIEKFLDKKYRLPMIVRDEVSGTRYWIIDGKMYTRPFGFGGGEARGLIDHTFNKFYGKTSPKLKAKDASLNDIDGRLADLDQMGVDIQIVNPTSSLIVPFMSDKDWAYAMARAYNDYVASRLKYTKRVYANAVVPVQDVNLAIKEMERAKELGFKGVIVPSFVSDGHFVALKPIFHEDYFPFFKKASELNMPIVVHITPTSSELPWVFLFNKYLYVRGVGHPYAMMITLMGLIGEGFFERLPTLKVHLCEAGASWLPYWIWWLDEAIESPRLRKYSLERFGIDPYPYLKKLASEYLQQGNIYVSLESDEPAEIIKYIIEKMKLENSIVFAADYPHASEAQYFPEYLNLFMENIAKPANLSSKQIEKILGENAKILYNI; encoded by the coding sequence ATGATGAGTAAGCCGGAAGAACTCAAAGAATTTATAGTTATAGACGCGGAATCTCATATAGTTGAGAATCCTGAAGATATTGAGAAATTTTTGGATAAAAAATACAGGTTGCCTATGATTGTAAGAGATGAAGTGAGTGGAACTAGATATTGGATCATTGACGGAAAAATGTATACAAGACCATTTGGGTTTGGTGGAGGTGAAGCTAGAGGCTTAATAGATCATACGTTTAACAAATTTTATGGCAAAACAAGTCCTAAATTGAAAGCAAAAGACGCTTCGCTTAACGATATTGATGGAAGATTGGCAGATTTAGATCAAATGGGGGTTGATATCCAAATTGTAAATCCGACTTCAAGCCTAATAGTTCCATTTATGAGTGATAAAGATTGGGCCTACGCTATGGCTAGGGCTTATAATGATTATGTTGCTTCTAGACTTAAGTACACTAAAAGAGTTTACGCTAATGCAGTAGTACCTGTTCAAGATGTTAATCTAGCTATAAAGGAAATGGAAAGAGCTAAAGAATTAGGATTTAAGGGAGTTATAGTCCCATCATTTGTTTCTGATGGTCACTTCGTAGCATTAAAACCTATTTTCCATGAAGATTACTTTCCATTTTTTAAAAAAGCATCAGAGCTTAATATGCCAATAGTAGTACATATTACTCCAACAAGTTCAGAATTGCCTTGGGTTTTCCTATTTAATAAATACCTTTATGTAAGGGGAGTAGGCCATCCATATGCAATGATGATAACATTGATGGGTCTAATAGGAGAAGGCTTTTTTGAACGTTTGCCAACCTTGAAAGTTCACTTATGTGAGGCTGGTGCTTCATGGTTGCCATATTGGATATGGTGGCTAGATGAAGCAATAGAGAGTCCTAGACTGAGGAAATATTCATTGGAAAGATTTGGTATAGATCCTTATCCTTATTTGAAGAAACTAGCTTCCGAATATCTTCAGCAAGGTAATATATACGTTAGCCTTGAATCTGATGAACCTGCAGAAATCATAAAATATATTATTGAAAAAATGAAATTAGAAAACAGCATTGTCTTTGCGGCAGATTACCCTCATGCTTCTGAAGCCCAGTATTTTCCTGAATATTTAAATCTATTTATGGAAAATATAGCTAAACCAGCAAATCTTTCTTCAAAACAAATTGAAAAAATATTAGGTGAAAACGCAAAAATATTATATAACATATAA
- a CDS encoding CocE/NonD family hydrolase gives MTEKFIIHVLISFIRLINMFTKKWKTSERIYDVIRERSVKIKVSDGISLDCDIFRPNTEGKFPVILSAHPYDKYGQTEPIQVGGYSNVEKAIEERRRGTLEAGDPNFFVRRGYVHVILNVRGTGDSEGYYEFLGPREVQDIYEVIERLAEFPWSNGNIGTFGVSYFAMIALAVAAKNPPHLKCIFAPWGSTDPYRDMFYQGGILAGKYVVDFAKFLQESNTRVNKEFSRDELEKIDALLKDPDITALPELREALLNPEKDLNPFIVKILIHQLYDDFWRERTVDLEKIRIPSYLGGDWANYGFHLPAAFRAWDKIRAPKKLTIGPPYFLDRPVYQLQYEALRWFDYWLKGIDTGINEEKPIKIFVMGSNKWRESEEWPLPETKWVPFYLHERGILSEHEFWDNESSDSYFDSPWARGYAKYVTPKFVEETEIVGPPILELFLSTTDNEVLLSIRLLEIDEKGNERVLTGAWLRGSQKQIDEKQSTPWSFYYKHENREQLEPNKIYKFKIEIVPTANLFRPGNRLGLLISSSDPPSSPYEAGPTSRHIKRQRPSRITLYHDKDHPSALWVPIISGNIIGTYLSMF, from the coding sequence GTGACAGAAAAGTTTATAATTCATGTACTAATCTCATTCATAAGGCTGATTAATATGTTTACAAAGAAATGGAAAACATCAGAAAGAATATATGATGTAATAAGGGAAAGAAGCGTGAAGATCAAGGTTTCCGATGGGATATCGTTAGATTGTGATATTTTTAGACCTAATACTGAAGGTAAATTTCCTGTTATTCTTTCGGCACATCCCTATGACAAGTATGGTCAAACTGAACCTATACAAGTAGGAGGATACTCCAACGTAGAAAAGGCAATAGAGGAACGAAGAAGAGGTACATTAGAAGCTGGAGATCCCAATTTCTTTGTACGAAGAGGATATGTCCACGTCATTCTGAATGTGAGAGGAACTGGTGATTCAGAGGGCTATTATGAGTTCTTAGGGCCTAGAGAAGTTCAAGATATATATGAGGTTATAGAGAGGTTAGCTGAATTTCCTTGGTCTAATGGAAATATAGGTACTTTCGGTGTGTCATATTTTGCAATGATTGCCCTCGCTGTAGCAGCAAAAAATCCGCCTCATCTCAAATGTATTTTTGCTCCATGGGGAAGCACAGATCCGTATAGAGATATGTTTTATCAAGGTGGGATATTAGCCGGGAAGTATGTAGTAGATTTTGCTAAATTTTTACAGGAAAGTAATACTAGAGTTAATAAAGAGTTTTCCAGGGATGAATTAGAGAAGATAGACGCTCTTCTTAAAGATCCAGATATCACTGCTCTCCCTGAATTAAGGGAAGCGTTATTAAATCCAGAAAAAGATCTTAACCCGTTTATAGTAAAGATTCTAATTCACCAATTATATGATGATTTCTGGAGAGAAAGAACTGTAGATCTTGAAAAAATAAGAATTCCCTCATATTTAGGCGGAGATTGGGCCAACTATGGTTTTCATCTTCCTGCAGCTTTTAGGGCATGGGATAAAATACGTGCACCTAAGAAATTAACTATTGGTCCACCTTATTTTTTGGATAGGCCAGTTTATCAACTTCAATACGAGGCATTAAGATGGTTTGATTATTGGCTTAAGGGTATTGACACTGGAATTAATGAGGAAAAACCCATAAAAATATTTGTTATGGGCTCTAATAAATGGAGAGAATCAGAAGAGTGGCCTCTTCCAGAAACTAAATGGGTACCCTTCTATTTACATGAAAGGGGAATTTTAAGTGAGCATGAATTTTGGGATAATGAGTCCTCAGATTCTTACTTTGACTCTCCTTGGGCTAGAGGTTATGCAAAGTACGTTACGCCAAAATTCGTCGAAGAAACTGAGATAGTAGGCCCTCCAATTCTAGAATTATTTCTATCAACAACGGATAACGAAGTGTTGCTTTCCATAAGGCTATTAGAAATAGACGAAAAAGGTAACGAAAGGGTATTAACTGGAGCGTGGTTAAGAGGTTCACAGAAACAAATTGATGAAAAGCAATCTACACCATGGTCATTTTATTATAAGCATGAAAATAGAGAGCAACTTGAACCTAATAAAATATATAAATTTAAGATAGAAATTGTACCTACTGCTAATCTTTTCAGACCTGGAAACAGATTAGGACTATTAATAAGTAGCTCTGATCCTCCTAGTTCTCCTTATGAAGCCGGACCTACATCACGTCATATAAAAAGACAACGCCCGTCAAGAATTACCTTATATCATGACAAAGATCATCCATCGGCATTATGGGTTCCTATAATATCAGGTAATATAATTGGCACTTACTTATCCATGTTTTAG